A single genomic interval of Spinacia oleracea cultivar Varoflay chromosome 6, BTI_SOV_V1, whole genome shotgun sequence harbors:
- the LOC110805769 gene encoding ribosomal protein S1, mitochondrial-like has translation MSRLLELSRRVTPASLLKPTLPPPISTTSSSTVLHHRSANLLSHYGLAIGSMDSKPSQSPNILPRNAGKIRLYSSTSEYSGSKHSAYMNQLYPMSNSSFKLSSGNSLQANIVRLSEEVFLVDSGIGTPRICLQDELIGVKNKEKIRFENRVGFLDLVTGESHINKQILERFFIDLVAGDSTAKERATERFNDLVGGSADVNAVAAGEPLLVLPRRYRQKRAWMELKNKYRSNLKVKGFIVGKVRGGYSVAIAGFVAFLPFRSSQISLTNDLFLIEKINHKTGNIMVSVT, from the coding sequence ATGAGCAGATTATTGGAACTTTCTCGTAGGGTTACTCCCGCTTCTCTTCTCAAACCCACCCTTCCTCCACCCATTtccaccacctcttcctccACCGTGCTCCATCACCGGAGCGCGAATCTTCTCTCCCATTACGGACTTGCAATCGGATCTATGGACTCAAAACCCTCGCAAAGCCCTAACATTTTGCCCAGAAATGCCGGAAAAATTCGACTTTATTCTTCAACATCGGAATACTCTGGTTCAAAGCACAGTGCTTACATGAATCAATTATATCCAATGTCAAATTCAAGCTTCAAATTAAGCAGCGGAAATTCATTGCAAGCGAATATCGTTCGACTAAGCGAGGAAGTATTTTTGGTTGATTCCGGAATAGGAACCCCTAGAATTTGCCTACAAGACGAGCTAATCGGGGTGAAAAACAAGGAGAAAATAAGATTCGAAAACCGGGTCGGATTCCTGGACTTAGTCACGGGTGAATCCCATATAAACAAGCAGATTCTAGAGAGGTTTTTCATCGATTTAGTAGCTGGAGATTCAACGGCGAAAGAGCGCGCAACGGAGAGGTTTAACGATTTGGTTGGGGGGTCGGCGGATGTGAATGCTGTTGCTGCAGGTGAACCACTGCTTGTTCTTCCAAGAAGATACCGGCAGAAGCGTGCTTGGATGGAGTTGAAGAATAAATACCGGTCGAATTTGAAGGTGAAAGGTTTTATTGTGGGGAAAGTGAGAGGAGGTTATTCGGTTGCTATTGCTGGGTTTGTTGCATTTCTTCCATTTCGTTCTAGTCAAATAAGTTTGACAAATGATCTTTTTCTTATTGAGAAAATTAACCACAAAACTGGGAATATTATGGTCAGTGTAACTTGA
- the LOC110805759 gene encoding protein FAR1-RELATED SEQUENCE 5-like has translation MASSVSTLCSMNDFTSKASIDAILAEINADNSSILSALMKELSKEVVVVEEASASELMLKEVRSDDEAYEMYNDYAFRKGFSIRKGLIRTSRRTGLWIMRRFLCSNSGFKDVKKETLRKYERSELRTGCTAFIQFSITNEGVWTVVRHNMTHNHHMIPAAKRYLLRSQRDITGEQLKYLSSMKASGCRVSDLLRAMRKEVGGSPNLWFITADAYNALAAEKAMKLDGKDCNQLIRYFAQRQSSESDFYYDFELDEHGHLISFFWRDGRMKRDYEYFGDLLVFDTTYRTNRYDMICAPFVGMNHHCNNVVFGLGFLVNERIPSFIWLFESFLRSMGGGIPQTIMTDQAPAIAAAIRDVFPGASHRLCTWHLGENSKKNIATQRAMKGFTELFSYLLKYCDTVAEFEHYWPRFIKHYKCEKNVWLNNLYVIREHWCRAYSKDTFSGGALSSQRSESTNNSIKDRLRKTDGLCDFYHLFLDVISAWHSKENHHDYRVLRGNRHMAAANVSILVHARKVYTGYLYVKFEEQFLRGISLNQERTFEDAEKVVYLIWKPVTADLIRHEVTFNKITFESNCTCKHFSEVGLLCSHILRIYSIHCVSMLPEQYILKRWTKAAMCSAVVDEQSSKVNVVPASVWRFQTMRKFVRLVTSCQDFLEARVEIDTAFDLLRQKVESVRGAIDFAEPVEGIDVPGHDGKDGPSIKDPKKRRKKGETNERPKGIVEKECNKKKAWRKRAEKHAENVKAKAQASVQEFDALGNPLLYSHPSSDSELRVLGSSLEKGISGKSVVPDSVQEDICGKKAIPDVVDSLKCFVQGGFGSQSKKRKGIYSECAPISANTELNSPAARVSLYDEIMANFDK, from the exons ATGGCTTCCTCTGTTTCAACATTATGCTCTATGAATGATTTTACTAGCAAAGCTTCCATTGATGCTATACTTGCTGAAATTAATGCTGATAATTCCTCAATACTCTCTGCGTTGATGAAGGAAT TGTCTAAAGAAGTAGTAGTGGTTGAAGAAGCATCTGCATCAGAATTAATGTTAAAAGAAGTTAGGAGTGATGATGAAGCTTATGAAATGTATAATGATTATGCATTTAGGAAGGGTTTCAGTATTCGTAAGGGATTAATTAGGACTAGTCGTAGAACTGGTTTGTGGATTATGCGCAGATTTCTTTGTTCTAATTCTGGCTTTAAAGATGTGAAGAAGGAAACGTTGAGGAAGTATGAGAGGTCTGAATTGCGTACAGGTTGTACTGCTTTTATTCAGTTTTCTATTACCAATGAAGGTGTTTGGACTGTGGTGAGGCATAACATGACTCACAATCATCATATGATTCCCGCTGCCAAGAGATACTTGCTTAGGTCTCAAAGAGATATTACAGGGGAGCAACTCAAGTATCTTAGTTCAATGAAAGCCAGTGGTTGTAGAGTGTCTGATTTGCTTCGTGCAATGAGAAAAGAAGTCGGAGGATCTcctaatttatggtttattactGCTGATGCATACAACGCTTTGGCTGCTGAAAAGGCAATGAAACTTGATGGTAAAGATTGTAATCAGTTAATTAGGTACTTTGCTCAAAGACAATCATCTGAGAGTgatttttattatgattttgaGTTAGATGAACATGGACATTtaattagtttcttttggagGGATGGAAGGATGAAAAGGGATTATGAATATTTTGGTGATTTATTGGTGTTTGATACGACATACCGGACAAATCGGTATGATATGATATGTGCACCATTTGTTGGAATGAATCATCATTGCAATAATGTAGTTTTTGGTTTGGGGTTCCTGGTTAATGAGCGTATTCCTTCTTTTATTTGGTTGTTTGAATCTTTTTTGCGATCAATGGGTGGTGGAATACCTCAAACTATAATGACAGATCAAGCTCCTGCCATTGCTGCTGCTATTAGGGATGTGTTTCCGGGTGCTAGTCACCGTTTGTGTACATGGCATCTTGGAGAGAATTCAAAGAAGAATATTGCTACGCAGAGAGCTATGAAAGGTTTTACTGAGTTGTTTAGTTATCTTCTGAAGTATTGTGATACTGTTGCTGAGTTTGAACATTATTGGCCAAG GTTCATTAAGCACTATAAGTGTGAGAAGAATgtatggttgaataatttgtatgtGATTCGAGAGCATTGGTGCCGTGCGTATTCTAAGGATACATTCTCTGGTGGAGCTTTGTCTTCTCAAAGGAGTGAATCGACTAATAATTCTATTAAAGATAGGTTGAGGAAAACAGATGGTTTATGTGATTTTTATCACTTGTTTTTAGATGTTATATCTGCATGGCATAGCAAAGAAAATCACCATGATTATCGTGTATTGAGGGGAAATCGGCATATGGCTGCTGCCAATGTTAGTATACTTGTGCATGCAAGGAAGGTGTACACTGGTTATCTATATGTGAAGTTTGAGGAGCAGTTTCTGAGAGGAATTTCATTGAATCAGGAACGTACATTTGAAGATGCAGAAAAAGTTGTTTATCTGATATGGAAGCCTGTTACTGCTGATTTGATAAGGCACGAGGTTACGTTTAACAAAATTACATTTGAGTCCAATTGTACATGCAAGCATTTTTCTGAAGTGGGTTTATTGTGTTCTCATATTCTTCGTATATATAGTATACATTGTGTTTCTATGTTACCCGAACAATACATTTTGAAGAGGTGGACGAAAGCAGCTATGTGCAGCGCTGTTGTTGATGAACAATCCTCCAAAGTAAATGTTGTTCCTGCTTCTGTTTGGAGATTTCAAACTATGAGGAAGTTTGTTCGTTTGGTTACATCTTGTCAAGATTTCCTTGAAGCTAGAGTAGAAATTGATACCGCATTTGATTTGTTAAGGCAAAAGGTTGAGAGTGTTAGGGGTGCTATTGATTTTGCAGAGCCGGTTGAGGGCATTGATGTTCCTGGTCACGATGGAAAGGATGGTCCATCCATTAAAGATCCAAAAAAGCGTAGGAAAAAGGGTGAGACAAACGAGAGGCCTAAGGGTATTGTTGAGAAGGAGTGTAACAAAAAGAAGGCTTGGAGGAAACGTGCTGAAAAACATGCTGAAAATGTTAAAGCTAAAGCGCAAGCTTCTGTTCAG gaGTTTGATGCTTTGGGAAATCCTCTCCTTTATTCTCATCCAAGTTCTGACTCAGAGTTGCGTGTATTAGGTTCATCCCTTGAG AAAGGTATTTCAGGAAAGAGTGTAGTACCTGATTCTGTGcag GAGGATATTTGTGGTAAGAAAGCAATACCAGATGTTGTGGACTCTTTGAAATGTTTTGTTCAG GGTGGTTTTGGTTCACAATCTAAGAAAAGGAAAGGAATATATTCGGAATGCGCTCCAATTTCTGCTAACACGGAATTGAATTCTCCTGCTGCTCGTGTATCGCTTTATGATGAGATTATGGccaattttgataaataa